Genomic window (Streptococcus porcinus):
AGAATAAAGTTTGCCCTGCATTTAACTGATAGGTTTTTGGTTTGATTTCTTTTTTAGGACTAATATATTTTAAGTCTTTAGCAGAAAGATAATGGGCCATCTGATGGCGGTGAATTATACCTGGCGTATCAAATATATAGGTTCCATCGTCCAATGGAATTTCTATCTTATCAAGTGTAGTACCTGGAAAACGCGATGTTGTAATGATATTTTTATTACCACTAATTTCTTGAATGATAGCGTTAATCAAGGTTGACTTACCAACGTTTGTTACTCCAACTACATAGACATCTCGACCCCTACGGAACTTATCAATTGAGGCAATCAAGTCCTTAATCGCATAATTATTCTGCGCACTTGTTAACATAACATCAATTGGTCTCAAACCTTCTTCGTGAGCCCTTTCCAACAACCATTGGTTAACCTTGCTGTCTTTTGTGGATTTAGGTAAGACATCCTTTTTATTCCCAACTAAAAGAACGTCATTCCCAGCAACAAAACGGGATAAACCTGGTATAACTGAGCCATTGAAGTCAAAAATATCAACTACGTTGACCACTAGCGCGTCGCTCTCTCCAACTTCATGTAATAATGTCAAAAAGTCGTCATCTGAAATTTGCACATCTGAAATTTCATTGTAGTGACGTAAGCGGAAACAGCGCTGGCAATAAAGCTCACCTATTTCCAACCCTTTTTTTACAGCAGCTTGAGGAGTGAATCCGATCTCCTCTTTATTCTCGGTTTGAATCTTAACTCCACAACCTATACAAAATAATTCTTCCATTAAATTCCTTTTTGGTAAGTTAATTTGCCATATTTCTTTTCCAATTTTGCAAAAACCCGTTTTTCACGAAAACGATTTATTTTTGTATTCCATGCATCAGATGCTACTAACGGTTTTACAAGCACTGAACGGATACCAGCTCTATGACTTGCTCGAATATCAGTCATTAACTGGTCACCAACCATGATAACTTCATCTGGATTGAAACCGTAACGTTCCATTGCTATCTTGATGCCTCTCGAAAAAGGTTTCATCGCGCGACTAATAAAATCCACACCAAAACGGGCAACTGCTCTTTCCACACGCCGATAATTATTATTGGAAACCACCACAACTGAAATATTTGCGATGGTCATTTCATCTAACCAAGCTCTTACTTCCGCCGTTCCATCAGGGTTATCCCAAGCAATGAGGGTATTATCTAAATCCACTAGGACAGCTGAAATTCCTTCTCTTAATAGGTCATTCGCTCTTAAATCATATACTGCTTCTACCATGTAGGTCGGCCTATAATCGTCAATACTCATTTTATCTCCAAAATACTTATTACTACTCATTATACCATAATAGAAAGTAAAAGTATGTATTTCAATCATCCAAAATAAGTATCTCGCGGCTATTTTATTTACCTATGAAAATCTATAAAGAAGGGTTTTAACTTGCGCAACAAGGATTTTCGTCCAGAAAAACGCTCTCCTCTTAATAACGCTTTAAATTGATTTTTTTCTTTAGTAGTTAAATACGGCTTCAATTCCTCAATAATTGACTGATAGGCAACAAAATCATCAAGAATAAGTCCCTTTTCAGGTATCCGATGGGAAACTTCACTAATTTCTTGATATGGTAAGCGATTCAATTTTCGTTTAAACGATTCCTGATGGCGAATGTTATCTTTTATGTGGGAGGAAAATTTGGTTTTAAAATATACAAATAACTTTTTTTGATTGGTTAGTAACTCAGGGTTACTTTCAATAAGATTATATAGAACTAGGCGTCCTTCTTGTAGCCAATCATCAGTTTCCCATAGTTGAATAAAATAGGTCCGCATTAACTTAAAAATAATCGGCTTTACATGGCTAAATATTTCATTTAATTCAGAATTATACATAGACTTTTTAGTAACACCTTCTTTCAAAATAATAGTCATATTGTAAAAGAAAGTTACAAAAAAGAACATGACATTGATGTCACGTTAAGTAGTTTAGTTATGTTTCTAAGCAATTAATAGTCATAGACAGTGCTAAATACTGAACTAGAGAACATTCCGACAGGAGTAAGTATTTTACTTTTTTACAGACTGTAACATATCGGTTTATTTTAGCCAAACAGATAAAAAAGTACCTAACGAATTCCATCCAAACCGCCTGTTAGGCAAGGACGATAAGGACTATAATCCCAAAACACAACCGTTTGGCTACGGATATTTGTAGTATTTAACTAGCTTGATGAGTGCTACTTTATCGGTTTTCTCATCAAGCTACGATACTTTTTTAAGAGTTCAACTTGGAGTTTTAATTGTTCAACTTCTGATAACTGTTCCATCCCTTAACCATAGGTGTATTGCTTACCAATTGGTTGTAGGAAACGATAAGTTTCTCCTGTTTGATACCAATTCCATCAAGTATAAATCTGACCTTTATTTTTGATACCTAATGTACCCATAATAACTTTATCGGGCTTACCTGTTTTTTTCATTTCAACGCAAGATAACTTTGTTTCTAAGGAATATACTTTTTTGACCATAATAAAACACCCCATCTTCTATTTTACTAGAATACTCCAGGAGTGGTTTTCTTGTGTCGCATTTTATGGGTACAACGCCGTTTGGGGCGGTTTTGTATGAAATTAAGTTACGAGGATAAAGTAAAAATTTATCGTTTAAAGAAATCAGGTATTTCCTAGACTCAATTAGAGATTCAATTTGGAGTAACCCGCTGCAACTTAAAATATACCATTCGACTGATAGATCGTTATGGAGTTGAGATAGTTAAGAAGCAAAAGTACCAAGCTTATTCACCTGAAATGAAGCAAGAAATGATTAATAAAGTCTTGAAAGATGGG
Coding sequences:
- the yqeH gene encoding ribosome biogenesis GTPase YqeH, with protein sequence MEELFCIGCGVKIQTENKEEIGFTPQAAVKKGLEIGELYCQRCFRLRHYNEISDVQISDDDFLTLLHEVGESDALVVNVVDIFDFNGSVIPGLSRFVAGNDVLLVGNKKDVLPKSTKDSKVNQWLLERAHEEGLRPIDVMLTSAQNNYAIKDLIASIDKFRRGRDVYVVGVTNVGKSTLINAIIQEISGNKNIITTSRFPGTTLDKIEIPLDDGTYIFDTPGIIHRHQMAHYLSAKDLKYISPKKEIKPKTYQLNAGQTLFLAGLGRFDFISGIKQGFTAYFDNNLALHRTKLEGADAFYYKHRSSLLTPPDNENRDFPELINYEFLIDSKMDLVFSGLGWICINGSKENPVKIAGWAPKGVAVMTRKAII
- a CDS encoding YqeG family HAD IIIA-type phosphatase, which produces MSIDDYRPTYMVEAVYDLRANDLLREGISAVLVDLDNTLIAWDNPDGTAEVRAWLDEMTIANISVVVVSNNNYRRVERAVARFGVDFISRAMKPFSRGIKIAMERYGFNPDEVIMVGDQLMTDIRASHRAGIRSVLVKPLVASDAWNTKINRFREKRVFAKLEKKYGKLTYQKGI
- a CDS encoding sigma-70 family RNA polymerase sigma factor translates to MFFFVTFFYNMTIILKEGVTKKSMYNSELNEIFSHVKPIIFKLMRTYFIQLWETDDWLQEGRLVLYNLIESNPELLTNQKKLFVYFKTKFSSHIKDNIRHQESFKRKLNRLPYQEISEVSHRIPEKGLILDDFVAYQSIIEELKPYLTTKEKNQFKALLRGERFSGRKSLLRKLKPFFIDFHR